The Fluviispira vulneris sequence TCTATAACCCATCCTGTTACTTTCTGAAGTAACATTCCAATTTTGCGACCAAAAATCCTCTTGGCTCAATGGAGTTAAATTATTAAATTCTGGACCTGTAATAATACGGATACGATTTGAACGTGATGGTTGTAATATACCGATGCATTTGCTTAAAAAATTAGGTTTTCCAAGTTTAAGTTCATCGCCATTTTGTAAATTTCTTCCATTAAATCCACCAAATTTATTATTTAGGTCTGTGCCTTTACCTCCCAAAATAGTCTGGATTTCAATACCACCATCAATAGCTAAATAAGTAAACACTCCAGTTTGAGCGTGACTGAGTCGCAGTATTTGTTCGGATTTTACAGGATGGCGCCAGCCATGAAATATTTTTTTATGATCAAGAGTGGCATTGAAATCTGCACCCATTAAAGAGATCCAACAATCTCTTTTGAATTGAATTGCAACAGGACCTAGAGCAATTTCTATAGCTGGAGTATCAGGTAAATTGCCAACTAAAAGATTGGCGCAATGCAAGGCAAAACGATCGACAGCTCCGCCTAATGATACTGCATAAGAGCGGTATTCTGTTCGACCTAAGTCTTGTATACTTGTATATGCAGAAGTTTTTAATATTTTAAGCATATATTTTCGCCTTATTTTTAAAATCAATTTTTTATATTAGAAAAAAAATTCGCAATTCATTTTATCATAAAACAAGGAAATTATAGCTTAATATTATATTTAGGCAAATATAAGAGGTTAACAAATAGTATTTTTCAAATTTGGCATCTATTTTTTTTCAACAAATCGAACTTTATCACCAGGCAAAAGTGTTGTTGGTTCTGATGAATCTGGTTTAAATAAAATAAAATCTGTATGTCCTATAATATTCCAGCCACCTGGTGTGCATGAAGGATAAATGCCAGTTTGACTTCCCCCAATTCCAACTGAGCCTGCAGGTATAGCAATATTTGGAATATTTTTTCTTGCTGTATGAAGTTGTTTAGGCAAACCGCCTAAATATGGAAATCCAGGTTGAAAGCCAAGAAAATAAACAAAATATTCACCACTGCAATGGAGTTCAATGATTTCCTTAAAAGTGAGTCCTGTATTATTAGCAATTATTATCAGGTCAGGACCATATTTTTTTCCATATTTTACAGGAATAATAACTTCTTTAATATTATTTTCAATTGATTCTGCTTGTTGCCAGAGTGATTCCAGTAGAAAAAGGAAATTTTCTGGATGATGAATCAATGGGTTTATAACTATTGTAAAGTTGTTCATTCCTATTACGACGTCTATTACTTGAGGATTTAATTTTAATTTTTTTGCTAACCACCAAAGTTTTTTTTGATAAAAGAGTTCTGCAGGTGGTTCAAGCTCTAAGCTAAGAGAACTTTCATTTAGAATAAAAAAACGAGGTCGTTTTAAATTCAAAGTATTCCCTTTCTTATCAGCTTATTATTAAAAAAATGCGTCTGCTGAAGGACGAGTTAATATTATTGGTTCACTATCAGTAACTACTATTGTATGTTCAAATTGAGCTGCTTTA is a genomic window containing:
- the pxpB gene encoding 5-oxoprolinase subunit PxpB; amino-acid sequence: MNLKRPRFFILNESSLSLELEPPAELFYQKKLWWLAKKLKLNPQVIDVVIGMNNFTIVINPLIHHPENFLFLLESLWQQAESIENNIKEVIIPVKYGKKYGPDLIIIANNTGLTFKEIIELHCSGEYFVYFLGFQPGFPYLGGLPKQLHTARKNIPNIAIPAGSVGIGGSQTGIYPSCTPGGWNIIGHTDFILFKPDSSEPTTLLPGDKVRFVEKK
- a CDS encoding 5-oxoprolinase subunit C family protein, whose product is MLKILKTSAYTSIQDLGRTEYRSYAVSLGGAVDRFALHCANLLVGNLPDTPAIEIALGPVAIQFKRDCWISLMGADFNATLDHKKIFHGWRHPVKSEQILRLSHAQTGVFTYLAIDGGIEIQTILGGKGTDLNNKFGGFNGRNLQNGDELKLGKPNFLSKCIGILQPSRSNRIRIITGPEFNNLTPLSQEDFWSQNWNVTSESNRMGYRLSGNILRFSTHQEMLSHVVFPGLIQLPPNGQPIVLLADAQTTGGYPRIGWIIAADMWQFVQTQFSKTIQFSPCSLAEAIQALKKQEEYKNKIQWGLNYIQRELNEN